The genomic DNA AATAGTAAAACAGATTTTAAGCCCAATTTCCAAAGTTCTTTAACTTCAGCTTCTAATAAATCTAAACTATAGCGATAATAATTTGGCATAGAGGCAATTTCTTCTTTTACTCCTTTGCCTTCAACTATAAAAAGTGGCACTAAAAAATCGTTTGGAGAAATAATAGTTTCTCTAACTAAACTTCTAATGGCTTTGTTGGCTCTTAATCTTCTATTTCTTTTTAGTGGATACATATTATAAATCTTGAATAAACAGTTGTTAAACTGCAATAATTTTTATTTAATTTTTGGCATAACCTAAGTAGTACCAAGTGTTGTTTTCTTTTATAAAAGCAGATTTTTCATGGATGACATCTACTTTTCCGTTTTCAAAAAAATAAGCATTAAAGGTAACTGTACCTTCGGTATTATTTTTTAAACCTTTATTAGATTCTAAAACTTCTAATTTAATCCATTCTACAGATTTTGCCCACTTTACAATGGCTTTCTTTTCTGAAATTGGTCGGGTAGATGCATGATGCGTTTGCATTAAATAATTACCATCTGCCAAGACAAAAGCACTATAACGAGAACGCATTAACTGCTCTGCTGTTTCTGTTTTTCCATTGTTTAAATGAAAAACTTCGCAGCATGTTTTATAGGTTTTATTGTTTCCGCAGTAGCAATTCATTTTATACCCAATTTATTGGGTTTTTTAATACGTTAATGAGTTTTTCTTCGTCACTACCAGGTTCTGGATTATGATCGTAAACCCATTGTACATGCGGTGGTAAACTCATTAAAATACTTTCTATTCTTCCGTTTGTTTTTAAACCGAAAAGCGTGCCTTTATCGTGTACCAAATTAAATTCGACATAACGACCACGACGTATTTCTTGCCAATCGCGTTGTGCTTTAGTATATTCTAAATCTTTTCTTTTTTCTATAATAGGAAGATAGGCCGAGACAAAACTATCGCCAACTTCTGTTACAAAATCGTACCAATTTTGCATAGTCATTTCGTTTGATGCTTTGCAATAATCGAAAAACAAACCACCAACACCACGACCTTCATTTCTATGTGTATTGTAAAAATACTCATCGCAACGCGCTTTGTACTTTGGATAAAATTCTGAATTATGTTTATCGCAAGCTGTTTTACAGGTTTGGTGAAAATGTGTAGCATCTTCATCAAACAAGTAATACGGTGTTAGGTCTTGACCGCCGCCAAACCATTGGTCTACAATGTTTCCAGTTTTATCATACATTTCAAAATAACGCCAATTTGCATGTACAGTTGGTACCATTGGGTTTTTTGGGTGGATAACTAAACTTAGTCCGCAGGCAAAAAAATCGGCGTCTTCTACTCCAAAATAATTTTGCATAGAGTCTGGTAGTTTACCATGTACTCCAGAGATATTTACACCACCTTTTTCTATAACATTTCCGTTTTCAATTACACGTGTTCTTCCGCCGCCGCCTTCAGGACGTTTCCAGATGTCTTCTTGAAATTTAGCTTTGCCATCAATAGCTTCAAAAGCAGCTGTAATTGTGTCTT from Lacinutrix sp. 5H-3-7-4 includes the following:
- a CDS encoding YchJ family protein, producing the protein MNCYCGNNKTYKTCCEVFHLNNGKTETAEQLMRSRYSAFVLADGNYLMQTHHASTRPISEKKAIVKWAKSVEWIKLEVLESNKGLKNNTEGTVTFNAYFFENGKVDVIHEKSAFIKENNTWYYLGYAKN
- the hemF gene encoding oxygen-dependent coproporphyrinogen oxidase; this encodes MKDKFFNYIHELQDTITAAFEAIDGKAKFQEDIWKRPEGGGGRTRVIENGNVIEKGGVNISGVHGKLPDSMQNYFGVEDADFFACGLSLVIHPKNPMVPTVHANWRYFEMYDKTGNIVDQWFGGGQDLTPYYLFDEDATHFHQTCKTACDKHNSEFYPKYKARCDEYFYNTHRNEGRGVGGLFFDYCKASNEMTMQNWYDFVTEVGDSFVSAYLPIIEKRKDLEYTKAQRDWQEIRRGRYVEFNLVHDKGTLFGLKTNGRIESILMSLPPHVQWVYDHNPEPGSDEEKLINVLKNPINWV